The Atribacter laminatus genome contains the following window.
CTTTCCAAACACCAGAAACAGCCACCTGCCAGGGTAGCTTTTTCCAGTTTCGAAGGATTCTGATTTGACTCTTGTGCTAATGCATAACTTCCAAAAATAAAGGGCAAAATGATCAGTAATGCAAACAGGAGCCCTTTCATATTGATCACCTCATTCATTATCTGCGAAATTTCTTTTAATATTATGTAATGAATTTTTTGGCTTTTTTATTCCTCAAGGGAGAGTATTAGCGGAAAGCGCTGAGGGGGAGGGGGGCAATGAAATACGAGAGGGCGATGGGGAGAGGGGGCGACTTTTTGGTTCCTTCTTCCTTGATGGGAGAAGGTCAGGATGACGGTTTTTTAAAATTATTCAGTTCTAACTTATCATTATTTAAAGTTTATTTGGTACAATTGATATATTTTTCATCCAAGAAAAAGAGAAGGAGACGACATGGGACAAGTCAGTATCGTTCGGGTCAAGGAGAATATTAAAGAAAGCTTATACCACTCTATCCAGCTGATTGGAGGAATTTCAAAATTTATCCAGCACGGAGATCGAATTCTTTTAAAACCCAATCTCAATGGGTGGGAAGGGACAACTAACCGGATAATGGTAGAAGCATTGATTCAACTTCTGCTTGATTATCAGGTTCGGTCGATAGCCATTGGTGAATCGACCTTTGGTGATGCCCAAACGACCAAGGTTTGTTTTCAAAAAACCGGCTTTCAAGATTTAGTTAAAAAATACCACCTTCCTTTGATCAATTTTAACCAATCGGAAACGGTATCGGTTCCAGTTCCGCATCCGCTTATTCTCAAAAACATTCCAATTGCGAAAGAGTATTTTGAAGCCGATGTCATCATTAATTTACCAGTGATGAAGGTCCATTATGCGACTGGCATTACCCTGGGTTTAAAGAATCTCAAAGGATTTCTCCCTCCCGAAGAGAAAAAGCATTTTCACGAAATTGGTCTGGATCAGGCAATTGTTGATCTCAACAAAGCCATAACCACCCAACTCACCATTGTTGATGCCATTCAAGCTATGGAAAGAATGGGCCCTCGGGGTGGTGATATGGTTTCGCTCAACTTAATCATGGTTGGCGAAAATAACTGGGAAGTCGATTGGGTGGGGATGAATATAATGGGGTACCAACTTTCCGAGGTAAAGCACCTTCGATACTACCTGGAAGACAAGAACATTGATGAGCAGAGGATTCAAGAAGTCAAAGTAGTGGGAGAAAGCATAGAGAATGCCCGGCATCCTTTTAAAAAAGTGGCTATGGAAGCAATCATTCCGCCCTCTTTTAATCTCTACCAAACCAATGCTTGTAGCGCCTGCATGAATGCCTTGCTGCTTTCCTGCTCCTTTTTAGAAGGAATCCCGACAGTTCCGATTGATGTCTTTCTTGGTTCAAATATTGTTGAATTTCCTTCCAACCATCATCTTCGTCTCTCTTTTGGAAATTGCTGTACAAAAAAGACTGATAATCCGCTTTCGATACCAGGTTGTCCTCCTTATCCTTTTAATTTAAATTTACTTTTAAAACAAAGAGGATTGATAAAAAAAGAAGAGAGTTAATATTTTTTATGAAATGAGTTTTCGTCTTCTCCATTGGTCAAAGATCACCACTGAGACAATGATGATTCCGTTGATGACCCGTTGCCAGAAGGGTTCAACATTGAGAAGGTTCAAGCCGTTTGCTAGCACTCCCATCAGAATGGCGCCGATAAAAGTTCCAAATATAGTTCCCTGGCCGCCAAACAGATTGGTTCCTCCAATGACAACCGCGGCAATGGTCTGAAGCTCGATACCTTCAGCCATCAAAGCATTCGCGGAGTTCATCCGTCCAGTGAGAACCAATCCGCCAATTCCACAGTAGAGTCCGGATAGACCGTACACCCAAATTTTGGTCCATTCGACGTTAATGCCTGAAGCACGGGCTGCCTCCTTGTTACCGCCAATCGCATAGATGGACCGGCCGAAACTGGTCCGCATCAATATAAACCAGGTGATTCCTATCATAATGAGAGCAACGATCATCGGTGCCGGGATTTGGAAGATGTCGCCCGCTCCTAACCAAACCAGAGCAGGAGGAAGATATCCTTTTAAAGCGGTTGCAGTGAAGTGAGAGGGAACTGGCAGCCCATCGGTAATCAATAGAGCCACACCTCGGAAAGCACCAAGCATGCCTAAGGTACCGATGAAATCGGGGATTTTTCCTTTGGCAATAAGAATTCCATTGGTAAAACCCGCCAGCATGGCAATGATAACGCCTAA
Protein-coding sequences here:
- a CDS encoding DUF362 domain-containing protein is translated as MGQVSIVRVKENIKESLYHSIQLIGGISKFIQHGDRILLKPNLNGWEGTTNRIMVEALIQLLLDYQVRSIAIGESTFGDAQTTKVCFQKTGFQDLVKKYHLPLINFNQSETVSVPVPHPLILKNIPIAKEYFEADVIINLPVMKVHYATGITLGLKNLKGFLPPEEKKHFHEIGLDQAIVDLNKAITTQLTIVDAIQAMERMGPRGGDMVSLNLIMVGENNWEVDWVGMNIMGYQLSEVKHLRYYLEDKNIDEQRIQEVKVVGESIENARHPFKKVAMEAIIPPSFNLYQTNACSACMNALLLSCSFLEGIPTVPIDVFLGSNIVEFPSNHHLRLSFGNCCTKKTDNPLSIPGCPPYPFNLNLLLKQRGLIKKEES
- a CDS encoding ABC transporter permease, with protein sequence MMDKNHSTKNEQKERVLLPSYQPGNLVHLVLLKGGSLIGLIGLSAFFALSSQHFLTISNVLNIFRQVSVVLIAACAQTMVIISAGIDLSVGPLIALGGSVGAVAMSYWGWDFLSGAFLGVIIAMLAGFTNGILIAKGKIPDFIGTLGMLGAFRGVALLITDGLPVPSHFTATALKGYLPPALVWLGAGDIFQIPAPMIVALIMIGITWFILMRTSFGRSIYAIGGNKEAARASGINVEWTKIWVYGLSGLYCGIGGLVLTGRMNSANALMAEGIELQTIAAVVIGGTNLFGGQGTIFGTFIGAILMGVLANGLNLLNVEPFWQRVINGIIIVSVVIFDQWRRRKLIS